Part of the Arthrobacter gengyunqii genome is shown below.
CGGGTGCGCACCCGCATCCGGTCAGCGGTTGCCGGTCCCGCCGAGCCAACCCTCATAGTGGTGACGAAGTACTTTCCGGCCAGTGACGTCGAACTCCTGGCCGCACTCGGAGTCACCGAGGTGGGGGAGAACAAGGATCAGGAGGCTGCTGCAAAAGCATCGTCGGTTCAGGCTCAGGGTCTGAACTGGCATTTCATCGGCCAGCTGCAAAGCAACAAGGCCAAATCCGTGGTCCGTTACGCTGCCGCCGTGCATTCAGTGGACCGGCTCTCGCTGGTCACAGCCCTTGGCAAAGCCATGGCTGCTGAACAATCGCGCCGTACGGAGGCTGGGGTGCAGCCCAGAGCTGACCTGGACGTGTTTTTGCAGGTGGATCTGCGGGAGCAGACACCCGCAGCGGGATCTTCCGGTGGAGGCGC
Proteins encoded:
- a CDS encoding YggS family pyridoxal phosphate enzyme, with translation MTASITPAERSAELTARLQRVRTRIRSAVAGPAEPTLIVVTKYFPASDVELLAALGVTEVGENKDQEAAAKASSVQAQGLNWHFIGQLQSNKAKSVVRYAAAVHSVDRLSLVTALGKAMAAEQSRRTEAGVQPRADLDVFLQVDLREQTPAAGSSGGGAGTGAARGGALPRELPDLAEAAAATPGLRLAGVMAVAPLGADPQEAFAKLAGLSGNLQKAHPGATGISAGMSGDLEAALQHGATHLRIGSDILGPRPPVR